Proteins from a single region of Drosophila biarmipes strain raj3 chromosome 3R, RU_DBia_V1.1, whole genome shotgun sequence:
- the LOC108032247 gene encoding homeotic protein empty spiracles encodes MTKMIPPVPTAAAAVMMPTPKQKIGFSIESIVGNDVSTAGGNSTPERSGPQSPPPGERNGPGSPPQTPPATLTLIPGSPPHHLMAPPAHGLPYPHPHAQQQQQPHLQPAHPHPHLSPAQQHVLHQHLLMQQQQHQQQQQHPGTPKSHQDIQELLQRLHHNAAMASGLSPLQTRLSPDSEQPQHPVSLKRERSPAPPAHEQAENPAQRIQPPHTPPKSVSPQSSQPSSSPTLLISSPHATPPQQPPQPPNYPKPGMMHPGAGAGPMMMPGMPPAGLVRPFPMGPGGPPMPQGQPGMPDIKALPPYINAPPELPPQHNPHLIAAAQFQMAAALQAGHVLGPAAAAAAAAGLPPHAAQFMPNPGMARDSYQLYPWLLSRHGRMFPHRFPGSFLVPPFRKPKRIRTAFSPSQLLKLEHAFESNQYVVGAERKALAQTLNLSETQVKVWFQNRRTKHKRMQQEDEKGGGEGSQRNMHNGSGDEDDDELIDMEMDECPSDEEHDLDASH; translated from the exons ATGACTAAGATGATTCCGCCGGTTCCCACCGCCGCCGCAGCCGTCATGATGCCCACGCCCAAGCAGAAGATCGGTTTCAGCATCGAGTCCATCGTGGGCAATGATGTCAGCACTGCCGGCGGCAATTCCACACCGGAGCGGTCCGGTCCCCAAAGTCCGCCGCCCGGCGAGAGGAACGGTCCCGGTTCCCCACCCCAGACGCCGCCTGCCACGCTGACCCTCATACCCGGCTCACCTCCGCACCACCTGATGGCTCCCCCTGCCCACGGACTGCCCTATCCGCATCCAcatgcccagcagcagcagcagccgcactTGCAGCCGGCTCATCCGCACCCGCACCTCTCACCCGCCCAGCAGCATGTGCTGCACCAGCACCTCCTcatgcagcaacagcaacaccagcagcagcagcagcatcccgGCACTCCCAAGAGCCACCAGGACATCCAGGAGCTGCTCCAGCGCCTGCACCACAATGCCGCCATGGCCAGCGGATTGAGTCCGCTGCAGACGCGCCTCTCCCCGGACTCCGAGCAGCCCCAGCACCCCGTCTCCCTGAAGAGAGAGCGGTCACCAGCCCCACCTGCCCACGAGCAGGCGGAGAATCCCGCCCAGCGCATCCAGCCACCTCACACGCCTCCCAAGTCCGTGAGCCCGCAATCCTCGCAGCCTTCTTCCTCGCCCACGCTGCTCATCAGTAGTCCgcatgccacgcccccgcagCAGCCACCGCAGCCACCCAACTATCCCAAGCCCGGCATGATGCATCCCGGAGCGGGAGCAGGCCCCATGATGATGCCGGGCATGCCGCCGGCCGGACTTGTGCGACCCTTCCCCATGGGACCCGGAGGACCACCGATGCCGCAGGGACAACCCGGAATGCCGGACATCAAGGCGCTGCCGCCCTACATCAATGCCCCGCCGGAGCTGCCGCCCCAGCACAATCCCCACCTCATCGCCGCCGCCCAGTTCCAGATGGCCGCCGCTTTGCAGGCGGGACATGTCCTGGGtcccgctgccgccgccgctgctgccgcagGTCTGCCGCCACACGCCGCCCAGTTCATGCCCAACCCGGGCATGGCCAGGGATAGCTACCAGCTGTACCCCTGGCTGCTCAGCCGCCACGGAAGGATGTTCCCCCACCGATTCCCTGGAA GCTTCCTGGTGCCCCCCTTCCGCAAGCCCAAGCGCATCCGCACCGCCTTCTCGCCCTCGCAGCTCCTCAAGCTGGAGCACGCCTTCGAGAGCAACCAGTACGTAGTGGGGGCTGAGCGCAAGGCCCTGGCCCAGACCCTCAATCTCTCCGAGACGCAGGTGAAGGTGTGGTTCCAGAACCGCCGCACCAAGCACAAGCGGATGCAGCAGGAGGACGAGAAGGGCGGCGGCGAGGGATCGCAGCGCAACATGCACAACGGCAGCggcgacgaggacgacgacgaaCTGATCGACATGGAGATGGACGAGTGCCCCAGCGACGAGGAGCACGACCTGGACGCCAGCCACTAG